One Natrinema longum genomic window, GCGCGATACAACCCCGATCGATGGCGTGCTAATTTCGCGTGAACAAGTTGAAGAGACGACTCGCAAAGCAGATCGTCTCGCCGAGTACGGGGTCTACGATGACCCGGTGTTGTCCGTTCCAGAATGGCTTCCTACGATCAGCGACTGCGGCGCGTGGGGCTACAAGTCACTCCCGTTCCCTCCGTACGGGAACGCCGAGATGCTTGACTTCTACGAAACGCTGGAGGTCACAGTCGGCGTTACTATCGATCACCTCGTTTTGGGTTCGGGGAAAGATAAGGGTCGTCTGTACCTCGACGAACGCGCCTTCCATACCGATTTCAAGAAGAGTGACATCCCAGACGCACTGACTGACGTCGTCGATTTGATGGTCGACGAGTGGCCCAACGAATGGCCTACTTACGTCGAGGAGTACGAACCGTCCATCTGTACTCAATCGAAGAAGGAGGTCGAGGCCTTTGCTCCAGAAGACTTCCAGGGTGACGTCGATACGGTACTTGCGCGATTGGCTCGCGATCCCAGAGCGGTGTACCGAGAGGACGACGCAGCATTCCGATACGAGCTTACTCTCCGGAACGCTCAGGAGATGTACGACCTGTACCACCGAGGTAACTACCCGTTCCGGCTAATGGTAGCGATCCAGGGCTGGAACCCCGAGACGTATATCGAGGCCACGGAAGAAGTGCTCGACATTGGATACAATTATCTCGGTATCGGTGGCGTCGCTGGCAGTCCCATCCACGACGTCAGGCAAATCGTGAAGGGCGTCGGAAAGACTGTAAAGGAGTTTGAACGCGAGAATAACACTCGCATTGACTCGCACGTCTTCGGGTTTGCGAAGAGCGAAGGATTCGAGACGGTCGGTCGATCGGGGATGACCAGTTTCGATAGTGCGAGTATGCTCCGTTCGGCATGGACAGGAGGGCAGAATTACCGGCTTGACAACAACGAGCGATACGACGCGATTCGGGTTCGTTACCCATCTAACCGCGATTCTCTTGCAGAGGCCGTGGAGAAGTCCCTTCGAGGCCGCGAGACGCTAGTTGCGTTGAGAGCCTTCGATTCTGAGGAACCCATCGTTGACGCGCTCTATGAGTGGCAGAAGAAAGCAGAAAAGGTCCTTCCAGCCACTCGAGAATATCTACGTGAACACCGTCACGACGAGCAATACGACGCTTCGCTACTCCAAGAAGTTGAAACCGCTTTTAGAGACGATTTCGAGTACGCCCGAGAGCTCCAAGCGAGCTTCAGCGACAATCTTCGAGGAAAGCTGGTCAAACTTCTTCGGAAAGACGATCCCGAAGACCCGGTTAGCTTCGAAGAGTATTCTGATCTACTAACCGTCGCACAGCAGGAGTTCGAGCCTTTCCCGCGTATGACTACCATCCTCGAAAACGACGATCCTGAAACTACTTGTGATGCGATTTGGACCGTCGTTCGCGATTACGCGACGTGGATCGGCGACGAAGACCTCTTAGAAGAGTACCAGCGTACACTGCAAAACCGACCTTGGGAGAAGTGCGATTGCTCGATCTGTACCGAGAACAGTATCGAGGTCTGTATCTTCCGTGGTAACGACCGCAACCGTCGACGTGGATTCCATAACACCCGACGGTTCTACGACGAGTTCACCGACGAGCTACCGAAAATCCTCATCGGAACTCGAGGTACGGCATCTCTGAACGGCTACGAAACTATCGAGGACTACCTTCGAGCCGAGCATCCTGACTTCTGGCAGCAGGTGCATGATCTCCCAGTTGCCGAAGTTGGCGTTTTGGATGCCGGCGGTGTACGGGAATGGTGGGACGAGACCCCAACCGGCGTTTCGCTTGCCCGGAGTCGCATGGCTGAAAACCTTGGCCAGCAAGCAGAGCGATACCAGAAGGTGTTCCTCCACACACCTGACGGAGAAATCGACGAGCACATCGTAGATGCCGTGGAAGAAAGCAACTGCACAATCCAGACGTTCCAAGATCCATCGAAACTGCGCCAGAATGCTTTGGAAGCGTGCGGAGAGAATTACATAGCTGGGGATGACTTCCTGCCTCACCCACCCAAAATCAACGTCCAGGATGGGCTCGACATTTTGGTTATCGACCAATGTTCTGGCTCGAAGGACATCCCCGAAGGTGCACCCGTCTTCGATGATAAAGAGACGCTCCAATTCTCGAGAGAAGAGCTCTTGGAGCGCGATAATGTTCCCGGAATCAACGCCAAGGATCTCTACACGGGCCGACAGCAGGAGTTCGTGAAGGAAGCGGTTAGACGACTCAAAGGAGAAGGTCACGATGTCGAGCGGTACTTCATAAGTGCAGGCTTCGGCCTCGTTTCCGAGGACGAACCGTTGCCGCCATATGAAGTGACGTTCAGCTCGATGGGCGTTGCCGACATCAGGGAGCGATCTAAACAACTCAGCATTCAGGCCGACTTAGAGCAGGTGCTGAACGAGTCAGACTACGATGTAGTCTTCTTCACTCTCGGGAAGGATTACTACACCAGCATTGACATCGATAATATGGTCCAGAACGTTCGTTCTGACCGTATTGGAGTCGTCTTCAACCGGGAACTCGTCGACGATCAGTTCGATAATATCGTGTCAGTACCTGCCCGCACAGAAGACGCGAAAAACCACGGCACAATCGTAGTAGGGTTGAAAGGACACTATATGAAGAATTTCGCACACCGTATAGACAGTGTCGAATCACTGGAACCTGAAGCGATTGAGGGCCTCTGTCGTCGTGTAGAAGAGGAACCTACTCAGATGGCCTTCGAGAAGTATTAGACGAGAAATTACTAAGGTGGACCTCTATACTTCACCTCTTCTGATCGTCTATCGCCCCATTATCTAAGTAAGATAACAGCCTATCCGAGCGGGAGGGATGCTGTACAGACAACGAAAACTCGATCTACCCCACGGGGAACTGGATACACCAGTTCTCTTCCCGGTTCGGAACGTGGGAAAACGATCGAGTGACAACACTCCCAAGTACGTCGGCACTATCCCGGAGTTTTCCGCGGCGATGATTAACGCTCGATCGATACGGAACCGGGACCCGATGTGGAATCGGCTAACGAATGGTGTGACTCTCCGCGAAGAGATGGATGTTCCAGAAGAGACCATCATCTTCGCTGATAGCGGTGGATTCGATTTTTCTGAGCAGGAGATCGACACTACACCGAAAAAGACAATCAAAACTCAACGGAAACTAGATAGCGACATACACGGGACAATAGACATTCCTTTGTCCAGAGAGAACCGTGCAGCAGAGAATCAACGGCGTATCGATCGAAGCATCGAGTTTGCTCTCGAGGCAAGTGATCTCCATACTGGCGATGCTCTACTCTTTGCGAGCGTTCACGGGTACGATCCAGAAACAATTCGGAACAATATCCAGTACCTGGAGAACCACGGGGATTTTGACGGATACGCACTCGGGAGTATGGTTCCGATCCGGACGGACTACAAAAAGGTAACAAAGCTGGTACTGGCTGCAAGAAATGCGACTGAGAAACATCTACACGTCTATGGGCTCGGTGGATTAGTCTATCAACCACTTTTACTTTATCTCGGTGTCGATAGTTTTGACTCGTCGGCGTTCATCAGAAGTGCCGGCAATCGTAACTACCTGATACCTGGTTTTGGAGGGGAAGAGCTCCACAACATCGAGGACTTAGATCGGTTGCCTTGCCCTTGTCCGATCTGTGGGCAACGGAGCTTAGAGGACATCCGGGAAGATCGAACCGCGCTCACTCAGCATAATCTCTGGGCGCTTGCAACGGAGCTTCGGCGATTCAAATACATAGCTGAGTCCGATCGAGATGTCGAGAATTATCTCGATCTTCGGTTCCAGGGCAACGAAGTCACTAAGCGAGCCTATGAGACCGCAAAACAGCAAGTGAGGAGGCTCACATGAGTGACGAACGAGCGACGATCCGTCCAGTCACACTGAGTCGTCTGGTCGAACTCACACACGCCTGTGAAGACGGAGATAAAACGACAGAGGACTTCGAGACTGCCCTCGATGTAAGTCATCGACGAGCGCGAGAAACGGTTCTGGAAGCGAAACGAATCGATCTACTGGACGAACGCGAATCAGATGACGATTCCTATTACGGGACCACCGCTATCGGCGAAGCCTTCTTAGAGGCGATTCGGGATGAGAACTGGCAGCAAGTGAGTTCAATCCTCGCGACTCGTAGCCCTCACTACGGAACATTTCTCGAGGTTCTGGAGCAGCTCGAACCGACAGACCTCGATACCCTTCTGGAGTGCCTGGAAGAAAACCAGAAGTATACACCCTATTCCTTCAACCAGACCGGCATAGAGGTCGTCGGTGACTGGGCCGAACGATTAGGTCGCGTTCAGCGGAATGCCTTCACTGGGAGCTACTATTTGACCAGCCAATCCAGCATTCCGGACAACTTCCCTTTCGTGGTGCTTGACGCTTATGATCACCTCGAACAGACAGCAGGCGTAGATTTGCGACAGCGCTATCTGTCGATACCGCAACTTCGGGAGGAAGTCTGTGAGCGAATTGGATGTTCACGTGCGGGTTTCAACGAGGCACTAGTCGCTCTCTGCCAGCAAAACGTCGGCAAACTCGAGCTTTCGGGAGCTCCGATGGATACGGAGGCTAAAGATTCTGCTCTCGGGATCAAGCGGATTTCCGTGGCAGATGAGGGAACGTTAGTCTCCACGTCGCAGTCGACACAGCAGGTGATGTCTGGCGTCGAATTGTACGACAAACAATACTACTACCTCGCGGTCCACGACCGCGAGGTCACGTTCCACCAGGAGGATACATAATGGCCGACGCATTCGACATTTCAGACGAACAGCAAGACTACTCACAGTACGGTCTCGAGGCTAATCCGTTTCCGTACAGTCCGGTTCCCGCAGAGGACCCCGAAATATACTGTGGTCAACAGCACGTCTCCGAAAAAATCAGTTCCACAGTCTC contains:
- a CDS encoding tRNA-guanine transglycosylase; this translates as MLYRQRKLDLPHGELDTPVLFPVRNVGKRSSDNTPKYVGTIPEFSAAMINARSIRNRDPMWNRLTNGVTLREEMDVPEETIIFADSGGFDFSEQEIDTTPKKTIKTQRKLDSDIHGTIDIPLSRENRAAENQRRIDRSIEFALEASDLHTGDALLFASVHGYDPETIRNNIQYLENHGDFDGYALGSMVPIRTDYKKVTKLVLAARNATEKHLHVYGLGGLVYQPLLLYLGVDSFDSSAFIRSAGNRNYLIPGFGGEELHNIEDLDRLPCPCPICGQRSLEDIREDRTALTQHNLWALATELRRFKYIAESDRDVENYLDLRFQGNEVTKRAYETAKQQVRRLT
- a CDS encoding queuine tRNA-ribosyltransferase tRNA-guanine transglycosylase, whose protein sequence is MRFYVPEWDDAVDSHYDFRHDELSTLDRQERDLDYIWDIFERDTTPIDGVLISREQVEETTRKADRLAEYGVYDDPVLSVPEWLPTISDCGAWGYKSLPFPPYGNAEMLDFYETLEVTVGVTIDHLVLGSGKDKGRLYLDERAFHTDFKKSDIPDALTDVVDLMVDEWPNEWPTYVEEYEPSICTQSKKEVEAFAPEDFQGDVDTVLARLARDPRAVYREDDAAFRYELTLRNAQEMYDLYHRGNYPFRLMVAIQGWNPETYIEATEEVLDIGYNYLGIGGVAGSPIHDVRQIVKGVGKTVKEFERENNTRIDSHVFGFAKSEGFETVGRSGMTSFDSASMLRSAWTGGQNYRLDNNERYDAIRVRYPSNRDSLAEAVEKSLRGRETLVALRAFDSEEPIVDALYEWQKKAEKVLPATREYLREHRHDEQYDASLLQEVETAFRDDFEYARELQASFSDNLRGKLVKLLRKDDPEDPVSFEEYSDLLTVAQQEFEPFPRMTTILENDDPETTCDAIWTVVRDYATWIGDEDLLEEYQRTLQNRPWEKCDCSICTENSIEVCIFRGNDRNRRRGFHNTRRFYDEFTDELPKILIGTRGTASLNGYETIEDYLRAEHPDFWQQVHDLPVAEVGVLDAGGVREWWDETPTGVSLARSRMAENLGQQAERYQKVFLHTPDGEIDEHIVDAVEESNCTIQTFQDPSKLRQNALEACGENYIAGDDFLPHPPKINVQDGLDILVIDQCSGSKDIPEGAPVFDDKETLQFSREELLERDNVPGINAKDLYTGRQQEFVKEAVRRLKGEGHDVERYFISAGFGLVSEDEPLPPYEVTFSSMGVADIRERSKQLSIQADLEQVLNESDYDVVFFTLGKDYYTSIDIDNMVQNVRSDRIGVVFNRELVDDQFDNIVSVPARTEDAKNHGTIVVGLKGHYMKNFAHRIDSVESLEPEAIEGLCRRVEEEPTQMAFEKY